A genome region from Mesorhizobium sp. B2-1-8 includes the following:
- a CDS encoding potassium transporter Kup, whose protein sequence is MALANSGSEAETVEQSSHSEVEQHSTKVLMLGALGVVYGDIGTSPIYAFREALHASAGIDTRVHVLGVLSLIVWALTIIVTIKYVAFVLRADNKGEGGTLSLMSLARSAYPKGARLILVIGLCGAALFFGDSIITPAISVLSAVEGLTVVTPKLDAYVVPITLVILAILFSVQRFGTGKVAAVFGPVTALWFLAIGVAGLWHLMDDPSILLAINPYYAVAYLASTPTAAFVTVGAVFLAVTGAEALYVDLGHFGRKPIVLAWFSVVFPCLLLNYFGQGAFVLANDGKPTNPFFQMLPDWALMPMVGLATAATVIASQAVISGAFSLTRQAVQLNLLPRIEVQHTSEMQSGQIYMPRVNLLIALGVMLLVVGFGSSSSLASAYGISVTGEMLMTTILLFVVMRKMWKWRLALALALTLLFGIIDSGFFLANVVKIVEGGWVSITVACLMGLIMWTWIRGSRYLFDKTRRNEIPLDFLAGNLLKKKPQLVSGTAVFLTSDPLSAPTALMHSLKHYKVLHEQNVILSVVTAPQPVVPDSERVKMETVNELFMRVTLTFGYMEQPNIPRALAICRKQGWKFDIMTTSFFLSRRSLKASPNSGMPVWQDRLFIGLARSAADATEYFQIPTGRVVEIGTQVAI, encoded by the coding sequence ATGGCCCTTGCCAATAGCGGGAGCGAGGCTGAAACCGTCGAGCAGTCGAGCCATTCGGAGGTCGAGCAGCACAGTACCAAGGTCCTGATGCTGGGCGCGCTCGGTGTCGTCTATGGCGATATAGGCACAAGTCCGATTTACGCTTTTCGCGAGGCGCTTCACGCCTCAGCCGGCATCGATACGCGCGTTCACGTGCTTGGCGTGCTGTCGCTTATCGTCTGGGCGCTGACGATCATCGTAACCATCAAATACGTCGCCTTCGTGCTTCGCGCCGACAACAAGGGCGAAGGCGGCACGCTGTCGCTGATGTCGTTGGCACGCAGCGCCTATCCCAAGGGCGCCCGGCTGATCCTCGTGATCGGTCTTTGCGGCGCGGCGCTGTTTTTCGGCGATTCGATCATAACGCCGGCCATCTCGGTGCTGTCGGCGGTCGAAGGCCTGACGGTGGTGACCCCGAAGCTGGACGCCTATGTGGTGCCGATCACGCTGGTCATCCTTGCCATCCTGTTTTCCGTGCAGCGCTTCGGCACGGGAAAGGTGGCGGCGGTGTTCGGGCCGGTGACGGCGCTGTGGTTCCTGGCCATCGGTGTCGCGGGCCTCTGGCACTTGATGGATGATCCATCGATCCTGCTGGCCATCAATCCCTATTACGCGGTCGCCTATCTGGCCAGCACACCCACCGCCGCCTTCGTCACTGTCGGCGCTGTGTTCCTGGCTGTAACCGGGGCCGAGGCGCTCTACGTGGATCTCGGCCATTTCGGACGCAAGCCGATCGTGCTGGCATGGTTTTCCGTGGTTTTCCCCTGCCTGCTGCTCAACTATTTCGGGCAGGGCGCCTTTGTGCTCGCCAATGACGGAAAACCGACCAATCCATTCTTCCAGATGCTGCCCGACTGGGCGCTGATGCCGATGGTGGGACTTGCAACGGCCGCGACGGTCATTGCCAGCCAGGCGGTCATTTCGGGTGCTTTTTCGCTGACCCGGCAGGCGGTGCAGCTCAACCTTCTGCCACGTATCGAGGTCCAGCATACCTCGGAAATGCAGTCCGGGCAGATCTATATGCCGCGCGTCAATCTGCTCATCGCGTTGGGGGTGATGCTGCTGGTGGTCGGTTTCGGCAGTTCGAGTTCGCTGGCATCCGCCTACGGCATCTCGGTGACCGGCGAAATGCTGATGACGACGATCCTGCTGTTCGTGGTGATGCGCAAGATGTGGAAATGGAGGCTGGCGCTCGCCCTGGCGCTGACCTTGCTGTTCGGCATCATCGACAGCGGCTTCTTCCTGGCCAATGTCGTGAAGATCGTGGAAGGCGGCTGGGTCTCGATCACCGTTGCCTGCCTGATGGGGCTGATCATGTGGACGTGGATACGCGGCAGCCGCTATCTCTTCGACAAGACCCGCCGCAACGAGATCCCGCTCGATTTCCTCGCCGGCAACCTTTTGAAGAAAAAGCCGCAGCTGGTCTCGGGCACCGCCGTATTCCTGACCAGCGATCCGCTCAGCGCGCCGACCGCGCTGATGCACAGCCTCAAGCACTACAAGGTGCTGCACGAGCAGAACGTCATCCTCTCGGTGGTGACGGCGCCCCAGCCCGTCGTGCCCGACAGCGAACGCGTCAAGATGGAGACGGTCAACGAGCTGTTCATGCGGGTGACGCTGACTTTCGGCTACATGGAACAGCCCAACATCCCGCGCGCGTTGGCGATCTGTCGCAAGCAGGGCTGGAAGTTCGACATCATGACGACGTCCTTCTTCCTGTCGCGGCGCTCGCTCAAGGCTTCGCCCAATTCCGGCATGCCCGTGTGGCAGGACCGGCTGTTCATCGGCCTGGCGCGCTCGGCGGCCGATGCGACGGAGTATTTCCAGATACCCACCGGCCGCGTCGTTGAAATCGGCACGCAGGTCGCCATTTAA
- a CDS encoding potassium transporter Kup: MALANAGSEAEPVDQSSHPEIEQHSTKVLMLGALGVVYGDIGTSPIYALREALHASSGSDVATRADILGVLSLIIWSLTITVTVKYIMFVLRADNRGEGGVLSLMALARGSFPKRSAVILGIGIVGASLFFGDAVITPAISVLSAVEGMNVVTPTFQPYVVPLTLVILAVVFAVQRFGTGGVGLVFGPVTAVWFLAIGLSGINHIIVDPEILWAVSPHYIVAFLINSPDVAFVTVGAVFLAVTGAEALYADLGHFGRKPIVLAWLAIVFPCLLLNYAGQGAFILANGGVVGHPFFEMNGGWTLIPMVVLATAATVIASQAVISGAFSLTRQAVQLNMLPRLEILHTSEKQSGQIYMPRVNLLLALVVMMLVVGFGESSKLASAYGISVTGNMLVTTVLLYVVMTRIWKWKLSLAIPLTVLFAFIDIGFFASNIVKVFEGGWASLVVAFTIVLGMWTWVRGSRYLFDKTRRNEIPLDFLAGNLLKKKPQLVSGTAVFLTSDPLSAPTSLMHSLKHYKVLHEQNVILSVVTAPQPVVPDSDRVKMETVNELFMRVTLTFGYMEQPNIPRALAICRKQGWKFDIMTTSFFLSRRSLKASPNSGMPVWQDRLFIGLARTAADATEYFQIPTGRVVEIGTQVAI, encoded by the coding sequence ATGGCCCTTGCCAATGCTGGTAGTGAGGCAGAACCCGTCGACCAATCGAGCCATCCCGAAATCGAGCAGCACAGCACCAAGGTGTTGATGCTGGGCGCACTCGGCGTGGTCTATGGCGATATCGGCACCAGCCCGATCTATGCGCTCCGGGAGGCGTTGCACGCTTCGTCCGGCAGCGATGTCGCGACCCGTGCCGATATTCTCGGCGTGCTGTCGCTGATCATCTGGTCGCTGACTATTACCGTCACGGTAAAGTACATCATGTTCGTGCTGCGTGCCGACAACCGCGGCGAGGGCGGCGTGCTGTCGCTGATGGCGCTGGCCCGCGGCAGTTTTCCGAAGCGCTCGGCGGTGATTCTCGGCATCGGCATCGTCGGCGCCTCGCTGTTTTTCGGTGACGCGGTCATCACGCCGGCGATTTCGGTGCTTTCGGCGGTCGAGGGCATGAATGTCGTCACCCCCACTTTCCAGCCCTATGTCGTGCCATTGACGCTGGTCATCCTCGCCGTGGTGTTTGCCGTCCAGCGCTTCGGTACCGGCGGCGTTGGGCTGGTGTTCGGGCCGGTGACCGCGGTGTGGTTCCTGGCCATCGGTCTATCCGGCATCAATCACATCATCGTCGATCCGGAAATCCTGTGGGCCGTCAGCCCGCACTATATCGTCGCTTTCCTGATCAATTCGCCCGACGTCGCCTTCGTGACGGTCGGCGCCGTCTTCCTTGCCGTGACCGGCGCGGAAGCGCTCTATGCCGATCTCGGCCATTTCGGCCGCAAGCCGATCGTGCTTGCCTGGCTGGCGATCGTTTTCCCTTGCCTGCTGCTCAATTATGCCGGGCAAGGCGCCTTCATACTGGCGAATGGCGGCGTGGTCGGCCATCCGTTCTTCGAGATGAACGGGGGTTGGACGCTGATCCCGATGGTGGTGCTGGCGACGGCGGCTACCGTCATTGCCAGCCAGGCGGTCATTTCAGGGGCTTTTTCGCTGACCCGGCAGGCGGTGCAGCTCAACATGCTGCCGCGGCTGGAAATCCTGCACACATCGGAAAAGCAGTCCGGCCAGATCTACATGCCGCGCGTCAACCTGCTGCTGGCCCTGGTGGTGATGATGCTGGTGGTCGGCTTCGGCGAGTCCAGCAAGCTGGCCTCCGCCTACGGCATCTCGGTGACCGGCAACATGCTGGTGACGACGGTGCTGCTCTATGTCGTCATGACCCGTATCTGGAAATGGAAGCTGTCGCTGGCGATTCCGCTGACGGTGCTGTTCGCCTTCATCGACATCGGCTTCTTCGCCTCCAACATCGTCAAGGTGTTCGAAGGCGGCTGGGCGTCGCTGGTCGTGGCCTTCACCATCGTGCTGGGCATGTGGACCTGGGTGCGCGGCAGCCGCTATCTGTTCGACAAGACCCGCCGCAACGAGATCCCGCTCGATTTCCTCGCCGGCAACCTTTTGAAGAAAAAGCCGCAGCTGGTATCCGGCACTGCGGTGTTCCTGACCAGCGATCCGCTCAGCGCGCCGACCTCGCTGATGCACAGCCTCAAGCACTACAAGGTGCTGCACGAACAGAATGTCATCCTTTCGGTGGTGACCGCCCCTCAGCCGGTGGTGCCCGACAGCGACCGCGTCAAGATGGAGACGGTCAACGAGCTGTTCATGCGGGTGACGCTGACCTTCGGCTACATGGAACAGCCTAACATCCCGCGCGCGTTGGCGATCTGCCGCAAGCAGGGCTGGAAGTTCGACATCATGACGACGTCCTTCTTCCTGTCGCGGCGCTCGCTCAAGGCTTCGCCCAATTCCGGCATGCCGGTATGGCAGGACAGGCTGTTCATCGGCCTGGCGCGCACGGCGGCGGACGCCACTGAATATTTCCAGATCCCGACCGGACGTGTGGTAGAAATCGGCACACAGGTGGCGATCTGA